The Primulina eburnea isolate SZY01 chromosome 18, ASM2296580v1, whole genome shotgun sequence genome segment taaataattattttaattatagtgTTTAAAAAACGAGATTAAATGTCGAATTAAACGAGATTAAATATGAAACGTGATAAAAACACTATGATTTGGCAAAAAACACGAATAAAACAATAACGTTAATCGTGATTAATTGTGATTAAATACGATTTTTTTCTCGATTTTTAAATTatcttatttaaaattaaaatcttttCGATTTCTATCAATTAAAAAACTCTTTAAAAGAACAAAACAAAATGCATTCTCTTCGAGAAAAAAGAAACTCATGAGCCACACTATCTCATATCAAAACCGTTCCTTGCCAATTTGAGATTTATGTGTttaaaaatttgagaatttgtgcattatttttaaatttattatatatatggcaaaaacttgtgtgagacggatctcttatttgggtcatccacgaaaaagtattactttttatgctaagagtattacttttattgtgaatatgagtatggttgacgcgtctcacagattaagatccgtgagacggtctcacatgagacccacttttatttttaacatttaacatcgtttttttttttttgaaaacctCAAACTATCATCGAATCGAAATGGTGTCCGAAAGTGTACTTGTGTGACAAAGATAACATGTGACATTGACTCTAACCGAATCGAATAGTGTATGATGGAAATGGGGAAAAACAGAACAGAAAACAAAACACACATACAACCAACTTCATTATTCTCTACTCCTTTGCTGCTGAAACATCAAGATCACTACATCCGGATGAGGCAACGAAGCCCTTCGCCTTTCAGCATCAGATCGAAAGCCTTGTTAATCTCAGAAAACGGCACTTCATGCGTTATAAACTTCTCCAGTTCGAGCTCCTGAACAGGAGAACTATGATCAGAAAAGAAACTCTGTGTAGTCAATAATGTTTTCTGAATTTATATGGGATCTTGAAACAATGTACCTTTTTCATGTACAGTTCGACGACAGATGGAAGATCAGATCGCGGTTTGTAGTTGCCAAAGAAAGTGCCCTTGAGCGTCCTCTCGTTCAGAAAGTTCATCGGATGAGTCTTGAATTCAGAGTCTTTATGAGGGACGCCGACCAGAACAGCAACACCCCATCCCTATTTATCAAGTGACCAATTAAATTTTGTGATGATGGTGCAGGATCAAGCGCTAGGCGTTGTATCATAAGCTATAGATACTAGTATTGatgcaaatcaaatctttttaacGGTGCAGTAATCTAAACATCACGTTTCGATCATTGTGTTGTATAAACAGCCAAAAAGCACAATCGGGGAAACTATTGCTATCCAACGAAAAGCAAGTCTGGTTTAAGATTAACGTGTTTGGAGGAACATACATCGTGAACACATTCGAATGCAGAGATCATTCCGTTGATGTTTCCTGTGCATTCAACACTTCTGTCCACTCCTCCATCTGTCATTGCAGCTAGAACCTATGGACAGGATACAAGCACAAGAAAACGTCATGTACGTGTAATATGCGGGGCGATGTGTTTGAAAGGACTCGTCGTGAGATAAATGCATTACCTCTTGGACTGGCTTGTCATGGTCTTTGGGGTTCACAAACTCAGTCACACCAAATTTCTTTGCTGCATGTAAAAACAACATTTGATTAAATAAGCGACAGCATATGTCGGTTTTAAGTCTTCGAACCGAAGGGAGTCTGTCTATCGAGACAGTGTCAATGTAATTTTCCAAGACTCTAAATATATTCTTAACATTTTCTTATTTTACCTTCTTCAAATCTTCTGGGATTCAAGTCCACCCCAATAATTCTTGAAGCACCAGCAAGCCTAGCTCCTTCTGCTGCCTGAAATCTCATTAAAAATAAGATTAAACGACAGATCTTGTCTACTTCTTTTACTTTTTTTCTGTATAAACTGGCAACAACATATAGTTGCAGAATAAACAGAATCTATAAATGAGAAATCAAGAAACAAACCCCAAGTCCGACTGCTCCAAGCCCGAAAATCGCCACTGAAGAGCCCTTTTTTGGTTTGGCAACATTcaatgttgcaccgagtcctaTACCAAAGTCATCAACAAATCATTCACTACCAAATATTTTCAGCAAAAGAACGAAAAAAACAACGCGTTTTGGGATTGGATTTTAACCTGTCGAAATCCCACAACTCAGCACGCATACTTTGTCAAGAGGAGCAAGGGGGTTGATTTTCGCGACACAGCCAACATGAACAACCGTGTACTCACTAAATGTAGATGTGCCGAGGAAATGGTAAATGGGCTTTCCGTTGATTGAAAATCGACTCTTTTCGTCGTGGATCATCACTCCCCTTTCGACGTTGATCCTCAGTAGACTACACATATTGCTTTCTTCTGATTTGCAGTGAGCACATTCTTTGCATTCTCCTGTGAATACTGGCAACACATGATCCCCCGGCGCGAGTTCGGTGACCCCTTCCCCTACGCTCTCTACGATCCTAATTAAACAACACCACGGAAACATTCAAAATCCATCCCTCTAACACCATTCCAACAAAGCCATACTCGAATTTCATTTGCAAATTTTAAAAACCACAAGTTCTGTCATACAAAACACACAGATCCCCTTCATTCATGATCCAAAACATCCCCATCACCACATAGAGTGAGCAACAATAAAGATCACGGAACATACCCTGACGCTTCGTGGCCGAAAATTCGAGGAAAGACGGAGTCTTGAGCCTACAAAATTCAAGAAACGAAAGGAAAACTTAATAATAATGACGATCGTGATAATGAAGCttcttaaacaaaaaaaaaaaaataatcctatattttttttatataaattctgGTCACCTTAGCTTCCCAGAAATACACATCAGTGTGGCAAAGAGAGGTGAAAAGAATCTTTAATCGCACTTCCATCTTCTGCGGCGGCGCCACCTCTACTTCCTCGATCACCAGCGGCTTTCCAGGTTCCCACGCCACCGCAGCTGCAACAGAAAAGACccagaaaaaaaaatcatcaaaaaaGAAATCAGCCCACCAACTTATTCTTCATTACTGAAAAAAACCCGACAATACACACCTCTGCACTTGATCACTTTCCCTTCAGTGCTCGACATATTTCTTTCTTGATCACTGTAAAATGGTTAGAaatgattgaatttttttttaatcgcTGATCTGAAATGAAATGCCAGGAATTTATAGTGGGGAAATGAATCGTTCCATTGGTTTGATTGGACTGAATATTTTTTACATTTTTGTCGAtaacagaattgtattgaaaatacACGAGGCGGTCCAAGGTTTTTGCTGTTGCTTGGATTCCCTCTGTTTTCGCTGTTTTAGTTTCATGGTATGATAAGGTCCCACGCACTCGATATTATACTTTTGTATAAgcattaaatatattaaattttgtcaataattttattttataaaaatatgaaatattttacattcttattaaaaaaaatatgctcACTCGAactatgaaaaaaatatttttttatttcaaaattattatcATTCACTCTAAATATAAATCGAATCAACTCATCACATATAAAACTTACTCTAATTTTTATCGTGAGCaggtaggtctcttgtgagacggtctcacgaatctctatctgtgagacgagtcaaccatacagatattcacaataaaaagtaatagtcttagcataaaagtaatacttttacatGGATGACGCAAATAAGAgatttatctcacaaaatacgatctatgagatcgtctcacacaagtttttgacttCTATAAGATATGGAATTACTTTTCTACAAATTTCATTAATGAAAAGCCCAAGCAAAGCTCCCTTTACGCAATGCTTTGTTTCACCTCGTATATGATTGTGCTTTGAacgatatttatattatttaataataaaaataattaaaggtGGGGGCCATTCCCATTTCTCTAAAACCATCTTCCAAAGACTTCCAAAGATACACAGTGCTTTGCTGCTGGTTTTGCCAACTTTTCCACTCCAGACTTCTCTGAATGGTTTTGGTAATTTTTTATAGGTTTTGTGATTGAACAAATTGCAAATGGgcaaaagattaaaaaaaaaaaaaaaaaatctaggcTTAGATGAGATACACAGAACCGTGCTTAATATTAAAgctataataaatttacaaaaaagTTTATGCAACGATATTACAAATCAAATTTATTATATCGATATTTTATTTTGGTcatatatgaaaaaatattactttttatgtcaaaaatattacttattattgtaaatatgaacatgattaacttatctcacaaataaaaattcgtaagatcgtctcacaaaacaTCACTATAATAAATTACTTCCAATCACTTCCAAATATGGTCCCAAATACAAATTAAGTGGTATCTCATCCCATCATATTCAATTATTTACAAATTCTGTGTCCACTCGTGATCTTGAGATCAATTGATTGAAATTTTTTCAAATTACGTATATTGAATTTATCAATATTCCTTTAGAAAAACCACTTTGATTAATTTAACAAAtaccatatattttatttatgaataaaACCAAGAAAAAGACATTCTTCATCCTTCCATTCTTTTCCCCACTTTCTCTTTAATTAATTcttctttattttcaaaatatcttTCTGTTTTCAAATATACTTTCTCTTTAATTAATTcttctttattttcaaaatatctttttgttttcaaaatttcatacgaattaaaattgacttgaatattaacttttaagCGTGAATATTTTCTCAGGCTTTGCCATTATATTTCTAAAAAATATGTAATGAAGTGCGAGTCTTCCATCTCCATAATATGATGGATCAGCTCCAATGAAAATCATTTCTTGATCTTGCCTTCGTTTACATGTACCATTCATACATCAATGGCAAAACTAACTCCATTTCTAGCATCAACTAACAGTAGTTCTCAACTCTGGAAAACATATGGTTACTTGAAAACGCTACGAGGAACTTGAATGTAAAACGCCGTACGGTAGCAGAGAAGCCATCGCAAACAAAGGAGATCATGAAAGGCTGGAAAAAAACTTTGAAGAGGTGATGTTACATCAAGTAGAGAGTATACATCTTTGACTACTTAAGTTTCCTAAAAACAACAAATTATTCAGCATAGAAGTAAGACTATTGCGATAGGATCGGCTCATTTACATAGCACGGGGATATGTATATAACTTAGAATCTTGATGGAGCTGAAAAAAAGATCACCAATCTCTCATGCAGCATCATTCATTTAACAGTGGAGGTCATTGACATCAAGGACCGAAAACGAGCTCTTTAAAAGACGAGAATGGGGAACGAAGTCCATAGACTTGCGAATCTTTCCAGAAAGTATGTCCTGAAGTAACATGAAAATAAAGGGACAATAATAAAAGAAGAGTTTGAAATAATGGGCCAAAATAATTCTACGATTCACTAAagaaagttaaaaaaaataatgaattgcTAAAAGTGAGATTATCAGAAAGTTTTGAGCATGCTGGAGAATGTGCACATCTGAGAGCAATTAAGAGAAGGAAAGGACATAAAATGGGAATAAGATAAGTCTTGAAATAGGCCTAGCAATCATCCATGTTTAGGCAATACTTCGTGTATTTTAACTTCAACATGCATGGCATTAACTTAAATCATTAATGAAACATGATTATTGGACACACCTATCCAGGCAAAAAACGCAAGCGTTGCAGCCACGAAGAACTCCCTGCTTGTACTGTTTAAGCTGATATCAAAGCACATTATTAGTAAACCAGTAAAGAACTGCCGCCCTGATTTTGTCAAAAGGGACTAATTTCTAGataatatcaaacagattaccAGTACAAGCATAGAAGGTTTCCCCATCCATAAAACACACATCCCCAGCCAGAGCCAGTGAACCTGCAAATTAAGACGTGGTCAACTCACCAATTCTCCGCTTTAACAATTCCTCCGTCCCAAGACTAACATGTGTGTGATTAAGATGAAACCAAGTGGAGGATTGATTACAAAAGTTTGAAGTAACCGACGGATGTTGCACAGCTTGTGCTAAAACAAAATATCTTCACAAGAAATGTTCCAGTTTGAGATTGAAAACATTGTGATTCTAAACTAGTAAAAAGCAAAATGATGTACTCCATTTTGATGTCCATCTATTCTATGTTTATTATACTAGCCAACTCACATAAGCCACATTTTAAGGGAATTTAGTTCATAAATGGAACAGAGGAAATCAACATACCACATTAAGTCACGAATAAACAGGGCCCGTGGGAGCAAAAGTCCATTGCCAATCATGGCCAGCAACATTGTAATAGCCGATAATCCTTTTATGTTGTCAGGATTCAAAATATTCGTCCACTGAAAAGAAGATTTATTTCGAGTCGAAGTAACTCTTACGGCCATAGATAATGTAAATGAGCCTGCAAAGAAGAGTAAAGTACCATCTGCGCAACGGGCATCCACATGAAAAGAAGTGTGGCAGTCCATCCAGATAATGATCCTAGAATTTTGACACCTTTCTCAGGGAGTTTGCCCATCCGAGCCTGAAAAAATTAAGAAGCTGCGACATAAGAAGAATTTCAAATTAAGGTTCTCTCTAGCAAATCAAGACAAGAAATTGTGCGAGCAGAACTCATATTCATTATCTAGCAGGTTaaaaaattgaagaagcaatcagcAGCCAATGTTTTCAAATAATTAAGCTCAGGCCAAGAGTAACTTCTAGCATCATATAGGATGAATCACAATACTGAGAATGTTGGCAACTGATACTCCGATAAAAACAAAATGCACAAATGAAATCATCCCAGCCAGGAAGTGGTGCTAGAATCTCTACCTTGAAATGAGCTATGTCAGAAACTAAATAGAGAATGCTAAAAAAACCTTCACAGAGAATAAATGCTAGGACATGTATGGGAAGAAACAATTGAATGAAAACGAAAAATTCCAGGTTCTCTCCATGAGGTGGAGCAAAAATGAAACATCCCAAAAAGTAAGCAGGGAACTATAAAGAACTTAAATGATGACTCAGAATCACTTGAGGGCATTTGAGTAACGATCCTTTGATGCAACTATTATCACGTCAAGATAATAAAATGATACATCAACTTGTTTTTCTTCATATTTTCATGTCATTTTTGCTGATTTACTTTTTCTATACCTTTGtagttaaattttttaatttgtacaatCAGTTTTCATAAGAGAGAGGAAGAAGACCCAAAATTTTAAGATCTGTATGTGTATAATCAGGTAACCATTGTCAAAAGGtgggttttttttttgcttATGCATCGTCAGAGATATGGGCGTAACCTTTCCATTTTTTGTGTAATGCATTTGTTTCAATCTGTCCATCTTGATCTTTAATGCGTATTAGCGATTAAACAATGAAGCAGAAACCAGGAATGACATGCTTACCATAAGAACAGCGACTATCGCGGCGACGAATGAAATAACCCCAGGAAGGATAGAGTTGGGAACAAATGGGACGAAGGTTGACCACATCACCTAAAAGCATCATTGGCGAACTTTTTAAGAAATTAATGTAGCATTGAAACCATATAGTATATGCATTTTTGAGCAATGACAGAGATTATTACTTGGGGAAGAACTGAGAGCCCACCAATGGTAATAAATTCTTCCCAAAAGAGccagatttcagatttgagcaaatcaaaatatttcataaaattcaaAAAGAGACCAGAGGCAACCACAATCGAAATGCCAATAAAATAAGACATAGGCATAGCTTCGGCCAATGCCAGCTGCAAAATCACGACATAAGTTGATATCACTCCTAACGCTTGCACCACCACTGCTCCAGTCTCCCTCTTCTTAATGAAGTATGACAGCAATGAAAGATTCCCAAGCATTCCAGTCAGCATACCcttaaaaacaataaaaaaaaacaattgatATGAATGAATCTTAGAGGTCATATTAACCACAACCCAAGTCCTAATGATATGGAACACTAATGCATTACAAGCCATGGGACAGCCAGGAGTGCTGACTTGTTTCCTCCCAGAAGATTCCTGGAATTTAGTATGATCTGGGGAAGTTGCAGCAGTAAAAAAGGTAGATTTGCAACTCCTGCAAATTTACCCGTGACTGAATCCCATTGCTCAAAGCTCTCGCCTCTTTTCAAATTCACTGGTTCCTTCATATGAATTTATTCCGTAGTCAGCAATGACGAcaagaaaaggaaaagaaaattcattctATGATTATTCAAAAAGT includes the following:
- the LOC140819513 gene encoding alcohol dehydrogenase 2; the protein is MSSTEGKVIKCRAAVAWEPGKPLVIEEVEVAPPQKMEVRLKILFTSLCHTDVYFWEAKAQDSVFPRIFGHEASGIVESVGEGVTELAPGDHVLPVFTGECKECAHCKSEESNMCSLLRINVERGVMIHDEKSRFSINGKPIYHFLGTSTFSEYTVVHVGCVAKINPLAPLDKVCVLSCGISTGLGATLNVAKPKKGSSVAIFGLGAVGLGAAEGARLAGASRIIGVDLNPRRFEEAKKFGVTEFVNPKDHDKPVQEVLAAMTDGGVDRSVECTGNINGMISAFECVHDGWGVAVLVGVPHKDSEFKTHPMNFLNERTLKGTFFGNYKPRSDLPSVVELYMKKELELEKFITHEVPFSEINKAFDLMLKGEGLRCLIRM
- the LOC140819512 gene encoding maltose excess protein 1-like, chloroplastic → MSMAVSLRPLCKVPLLASLPSNRCSFSCYPRSLDFDRRRQPQIQQVIDGKFKLKEAPLYSRPVSSHHLEPVFALNKDHQHPSDEEPVNLKRGESFEQWDSVTGKFAGVANLPFLLLQLPQIILNSRNLLGGNKSALLAVPWLGMLTGMLGNLSLLSYFIKKRETGAVVVQALGVISTYVVILQLALAEAMPMSYFIGISIVVASGLFLNFMKYFDLLKSEIWLFWEEFITIGGLSVLPQVMWSTFVPFVPNSILPGVISFVAAIVAVLMARMGKLPEKGVKILGSLSGWTATLLFMWMPVAQMWTNILNPDNIKGLSAITMLLAMIGNGLLLPRALFIRDLMWFTGSGWGCVFYGWGNLLCLYCLNSTSREFFVAATLAFFAWIGHTFWKDSQVYGLRSPFSSFKELVFGP